CTACCAGACCCGGCAGTAGCAGTAGCAGTGGCAGGACCGCCGGTGGCGTCGTCAGGCACGGCGGCCGCGGCGCGCCGACTCCGGGTGTAGTCATCACCCAGCATCTCGTCGTACTTGTTCACAGGGACACCCTCCAACTCAGGTCACTAACACAGGACGCGGTCGTCGTCCCCTTCACCAGCCGCCCAGGGCCCGAGCCCCGGCGGCCGACTCGGCGTCGGTCTCATCCAGCGCCTGCGCCACGGTGCGCAGATCCACACCCGCACCCTCTGATTTGCTTCAGCGTTCGTGTCCGGTTTTGGGCTGAGGATCAGACCGCATGGGTAGGGTCTTCGTGACACCTTGAGGAGGGTGCGCGATGAGCAGTGATGCTGACACGACGAGGGGTTCTGGGCGTCGGGCCAAGGTGTTCTTGTCGCCTTCGCAGAAGTATGAGATCTACGTAAGGCTGATGCGAGAGGAGGTCACGGTGGGGGCGGCTGCGACCGAGGCCGGAGTGGACCGCTCCACGATCGTGAGGCTGCGGCAGGTCGCCAGGCAAGGCGCCTTGGACGCGTTGTCGGCTTCGCGTCCGGGTTCGTCTGGCAAGTCGGCTCGTGATGTCGAGCTTGAGCAGGCCAGGGCCGAGATCGACCGCTTGACCCGTACGGTGACGGAGCAGGCGGTGAAGTTGGTGGTGCTGGAGAAAAAAGGGGGCTCGGTCTGATGCCCGGTGCCCCGGTCCCCGCCCGGGTGGATGCGCCCGTCAAACAGGGGCTTTTGGAGCTGGTGGACTACGCCACCGGTCAGGGCTGGACCGTGGCTAAGGCCTGTGAGGTCCTGGGACTGGCCGAGCGACGCTACCGGCGCTGGAAACGGCGCCAGAACGGGGTAGGACTGGCCGACGCCCGGCCTGGCGCCGCTGTCAATGCCCTGATGCCGTGCGAGATCGAGGCGATTGTGGACGCCTTCGAGACTTTCGGTGAGAAGGACTTCTCTCACCGTCGCCTGGCTCACCGAGGCTCCTACAACGGGTTGTTCTGGGCGTCGGCCTCCACCGTCCGCAGGGTCCTGAATGACCACGAGCTTCGGTTCAGGCATCCCGCCCGGCCAGCGCGCTCCAAGCGTCGTCCGTTCCCCGACTGGGCGACGTACAAGCCCAACTCGATCTGGATCTACGACTCCACTCACTTCACCGCCTGCGGCATGACTGTGCTGATCATCGAGGATCTGGTCTCACGCAAGTGGATCACCCATGTGGTCTCCAGCGAGGAGACCCACCACCAGGTCCGCCTCGCCTTCGAGCAGGCCCTGGACGCCGAAGGCCTGCTCGAGGCCGCCCTGGAACGAGCCCAGGCCCTGAAGCGCCAGCTGACGCTTGACGGAGACGATGAACTGACCCCGATCCTGTTGGCGGTGTCCGACAACGGCTCCCAGATGATTGCTGCCAACACCCGCAGGTTCATGGCCATGGTCGCCATCGCCCAGCACTTCGGACGGCCGGCGACACGCGGCCGACCAGGCCCGGGGTCGAGTCCCTCAACGGAACACTCAAGGCCGAGTGGCCTCACCTGCTGGCAATCACCGATCCCGCTGTCCTGAGGGCCGAACTCGACTCTGTGCGCACCGAGTACAACAGCCAGCGCTTGCACTCCGGAATCGGCTACGTCACACCCCTGGACGAGCACACCGGGCGCGGGCCGGCCATCCGCAAGGCCCGCCAGGAAGGCCTGAAACGGGCCGCTCAGCAGCGCCTTGCCTACAACCGCAAACAACGAGACAATCAAACCAACCAAGAAGACCACGATGATGTCTGATCCAACCGCCCCAAGCGGACATTAACGCTGAAACAGGTCACCCTCCACACTCTCACCCACAGCCACAACCACCGTATTCACAGCCGTAGACAACAACGCATACGCCGGCACGAACAACGGCGAGCACAACGTCCCAAACGCATCACCCGGCAACGCCTGCCCCGCAGCATCCACCGCCACACTCACGCCGTCGGCCACACCCAAAGCATCACCACCACCCGAACGCAGCACATCAGTATCAACACCAATACCAGACCCGACACTCACAACAACCAACTCCCCACCAACCAGAAAAAAAAGAAGACACTCACTCAGACACACCAGCCGACACCACGGCATCACCGCCTCCCCGACCCACCCGAAGCGTCCGGGCCGTCCCACCCCGGAGGCCGCACCGGCAAAGGCGTCACCATCCACGCCGGCCGCCCACCAGAAGACGCATCACCACCAGGCCGCCCACCAGAAGCGCTGCCAGCAGGCCGGGAACCCGCATTCCCACCCGCCCCGACACCAGTAATGGACTGCTCATACTCCTCCAACACCTGCCTACCCAGGACAGAATCCGCACCCAGCGTCTCATCAACCACCAACCGCACCTGCTCACCCGCCCGCCTACGCGCATCAGCCATCGCCATCATCACCGCATCCGACAAACCCCGCAACGACAGGCCCTCACTGGCAGGCAAGAACGTGATCCCCAACAACCGGCCCGCCACATCAACCTCCACACTCACCTCACGCCCCCGCGAGGAACCCTTAACCCGGATACCCTCAGCCCGCTCCCGCATCCGCACAGCCGCCCGCGCATCACGCTGCGACCGCTCCACATCCGCATGAATCCGCGCCAAACGCTCCTCAAGCGAAACCTCATCCCAACCCACACCCACGACAGTAACGACCCCATAACCCCCACACCACCCAAACCCTATGTGACACCCACCACAACACACCCTTCGGAGCCACCCACCAACACACCCCCCAGCCACATGATTTTCCGCAAGCGCTTACCACAGCCTATCTTTGACTGCGCGAGTTGGCGCCGGCGCCCACCCCGCATAGCGACCCGTCCGGTTAGCCCGGGCCTGCACCGACCGACCCGCACCGCGAGCGCCATCAGGAGCAAGGAGATCAACATGGCCGCATCCACC
This genomic stretch from Actinomyces qiguomingii harbors:
- a CDS encoding DDE-type integrase/transposase/recombinase — its product is MPGAPVPARVDAPVKQGLLELVDYATGQGWTVAKACEVLGLAERRYRRWKRRQNGVGLADARPGAAVNALMPCEIEAIVDAFETFGEKDFSHRRLAHRGSYNGLFWASASTVRRVLNDHELRFRHPARPARSKRRPFPDWATYKPNSIWIYDSTHFTACGMTVLIIEDLVSRKWITHVVSSEETHHQVRLAFEQALDAEGLLEAALERAQALKRQLTLDGDDELTPILLAVSDNGSQMIAANTRRFMAMVAIAQHFGRPATRGRPGPGSSPSTEHSRPSGLTCWQSPIPLS
- a CDS encoding integrase core domain-containing protein, producing the protein MAITDPAVLRAELDSVRTEYNSQRLHSGIGYVTPLDEHTGRGPAIRKARQEGLKRAAQQRLAYNRKQRDNQTNQEDHDDV